A window of the Isosphaera pallida ATCC 43644 genome harbors these coding sequences:
- the atpG gene encoding ATP synthase F1 subunit gamma has product MAKARAIIKRRKSIQNIRKITRTMELIATARFRKAMDRAQESTLFTRKITELVAELAGTGLEVSHPLLQPRDTVKTVLLLILTSNRGLAGGYNSNVLRLAIQRRLDHLAQGLGVKVLVSGKRGISFCRFRGFQPDATYTQFEDKPQFDEVDELANVILDQYLKGDVDRVEVAYTRFINVSRQQAEIVTLLPMTSLEETNLVGVGKVQTHPEPQPATDSPLRPNFEFLPDPASILEEIVPLSFKTRLFKCFLDAAVSEQIARMIAMKGATENADEMIRSLTRLYNRARQSQITRELAEIIGGAAALE; this is encoded by the coding sequence ATGGCCAAGGCCCGCGCGATCATCAAACGCCGTAAATCAATCCAAAACATCCGCAAAATCACGCGGACCATGGAGTTGATCGCCACCGCCCGCTTCCGCAAGGCGATGGACCGGGCGCAGGAATCGACCCTCTTCACCCGCAAGATCACCGAATTGGTGGCCGAACTGGCCGGCACCGGACTGGAGGTCAGCCACCCGTTGCTGCAACCCCGGGACACCGTCAAAACCGTCCTGTTGTTGATCCTCACCAGTAACCGAGGTCTGGCTGGCGGTTACAACAGCAACGTGTTGCGGTTGGCCATCCAGCGCCGGCTTGACCACCTGGCCCAAGGTCTGGGGGTCAAGGTGCTGGTCTCGGGCAAACGGGGCATCTCGTTTTGCCGGTTCCGAGGCTTCCAACCTGACGCGACCTACACCCAATTCGAGGACAAGCCGCAGTTCGATGAGGTGGATGAACTGGCCAACGTGATTCTGGACCAATACCTCAAAGGGGACGTGGATCGGGTCGAAGTCGCCTACACCCGGTTTATCAACGTCTCCCGCCAGCAGGCCGAGATCGTCACCCTGCTGCCGATGACCTCGCTGGAGGAAACTAACCTGGTGGGGGTCGGCAAAGTCCAAACCCACCCCGAACCCCAACCCGCGACCGATTCGCCACTCAGACCCAACTTCGAGTTCCTGCCCGACCCCGCCAGTATTCTCGAGGAGATCGTACCGCTGTCGTTCAAGACCCGCCTCTTCAAATGCTTTTTGGACGCGGCGGTGTCTGAACAGATCGCCCGCATGATCGCCATGAAGGGGGCCACCGAAAACGCCGACGAAATGATCCGCAGCCTCACCCGACTCTACAACCGAGCGCGTCAAAGTCAAATCACCCGCGAACTCGCCGAAATCATCGGCGGCGCGGCCGCCCTGGAATGA
- the atpA gene encoding F0F1 ATP synthase subunit alpha: MKFRTDEITSVIQREIEQFTAEATPQVIGRVLEVGDGIARVYGLSEVMAGEMVEFENGVKGIAFNLEESSVGIIILGDFTGIHEGETVRATRQLLRVPVGDALIGRVVNPLGEPIDDAGPIVTTESRLVESPAPGISERQPVDEPLQTGIKAIDAMTPIGRGQRELIIGDRKTGKTTIAIDTILNQKGTGVICVYVAIGQKESTTASLVEVLRSHGAMDYTIVVAAGASDPAPLQYLAPYAGTAMAEYFMYGQGKATLCIYDDLSKQAVAYRELSLLMRRPPGREAFPGDIFYCHSRLLERSAKLANRYVILNRQPDPSELIEDHSGVNGKTYVGVPGLEEAKHDLQTLGEGHHIVKVTKSGGSLTALPIIETLEGEVSAYIPTNVISITDGQIYLQPDLFFAGVRPAIDVGISVSRVGGKAQIPAMKKVAGGLRLDLSAFRELEAFAQLGTDLDKATQRQLDRGYRMVEILKQGAYSPLHVADQVAIIFVASEGLLDEIPIKQVSRLEKEFLAFLREQKSEVRDLLIREQKMTPEVASGLKAAFAEFLTQFKPGV, from the coding sequence ATGAAATTCAGAACCGACGAGATCACTTCAGTTATTCAGCGTGAAATCGAGCAGTTCACCGCCGAGGCCACACCTCAGGTGATCGGTCGGGTGCTCGAAGTCGGCGACGGCATCGCGCGGGTTTATGGCCTCTCGGAGGTCATGGCCGGCGAGATGGTCGAGTTTGAAAACGGCGTCAAGGGGATCGCCTTCAACCTGGAGGAATCCTCCGTCGGCATCATCATCCTGGGCGACTTCACCGGAATCCACGAAGGGGAGACGGTACGGGCCACCCGCCAACTGCTGCGGGTGCCGGTGGGCGACGCCCTGATCGGACGGGTGGTCAACCCCCTGGGCGAACCGATTGACGACGCCGGCCCCATCGTGACCACCGAATCTCGGCTGGTCGAATCGCCTGCGCCCGGCATCTCCGAACGCCAGCCAGTCGATGAACCCCTGCAAACCGGCATCAAAGCAATCGACGCCATGACCCCGATCGGCCGCGGCCAACGGGAACTCATCATCGGCGACCGCAAGACCGGCAAGACCACCATCGCCATCGACACCATCCTCAACCAGAAAGGAACCGGCGTCATCTGCGTGTACGTGGCGATTGGTCAGAAGGAATCGACCACCGCTTCGCTCGTCGAGGTGCTGCGCAGCCACGGCGCGATGGATTACACCATCGTGGTGGCCGCCGGCGCGTCCGACCCCGCTCCGCTTCAGTACCTAGCCCCTTACGCTGGCACGGCGATGGCCGAATATTTTATGTACGGCCAAGGCAAAGCGACCCTCTGCATTTACGACGACCTCTCCAAGCAAGCAGTCGCCTACCGCGAATTGTCGCTGCTGATGCGGCGGCCTCCCGGACGCGAAGCGTTTCCCGGCGACATCTTCTACTGCCACTCGCGGCTGCTGGAACGCTCCGCCAAGCTCGCCAACCGCTACGTGATCCTCAACCGCCAACCCGACCCGTCTGAGCTGATTGAAGACCACTCCGGAGTCAACGGCAAAACCTATGTCGGGGTGCCCGGTCTGGAGGAAGCCAAACATGACCTCCAAACCCTGGGCGAAGGCCACCACATCGTCAAGGTGACCAAGTCGGGCGGGTCGCTGACGGCCCTGCCGATCATCGAGACCCTCGAGGGCGAAGTCTCCGCCTACATCCCCACCAACGTGATCTCGATCACCGATGGCCAAATCTACCTGCAACCCGACCTGTTCTTCGCCGGAGTGCGTCCCGCCATTGACGTGGGGATCTCGGTCTCCCGCGTGGGCGGTAAGGCCCAGATTCCGGCCATGAAGAAGGTGGCCGGCGGTCTGCGGCTGGATCTGTCGGCCTTCCGTGAACTGGAGGCGTTCGCCCAACTCGGCACCGACCTCGACAAGGCCACCCAGCGGCAACTCGACCGCGGCTACCGCATGGTCGAAATCCTCAAGCAGGGAGCCTACTCGCCGCTCCACGTCGCCGACCAGGTGGCCATCATCTTCGTCGCCTCCGAGGGCCTGCTCGACGAAATCCCCATTAAACAGGTGTCCCGGCTCGAAAAGGAATTCCTAGCATTCCTGCGGGAACAGAAGTCGGAGGTCCGCGACCTGCTGATCCGGGAACAAAAAATGACCCCCGAAGTCGCCTCTGGTCTCAAAGCTGCCTTCGCCGAGTTCCTCACCCAATTCAAACCCGGTGTGTGA
- the atpH gene encoding ATP synthase F1 subunit delta — translation MTHAADLAERARIPTVLDQTALAGARAYAQAYLNLAEASGQADAALDELDELINDVREAYPGLARVLFSPIIKPATKERLICHIIEGRGSDLLCRFIKLLNRRGRLNLLREIAHEARRLWNAKQRRYVVQIVTAHPLDDDQRQWIEEVIRSKVAVGSPLFQYHTDPSLIGGLVVSFGDHRFDLSIRSKLARIQTRLLDQRNHEIQNRRDHFSYSA, via the coding sequence ATGACCCACGCCGCCGACCTCGCCGAACGCGCTCGGATTCCCACCGTACTGGACCAAACCGCCCTGGCTGGCGCGCGGGCCTACGCCCAAGCCTATCTCAACCTGGCTGAAGCCTCCGGTCAGGCCGACGCCGCCCTCGACGAACTCGACGAGTTGATCAACGACGTGCGCGAAGCCTACCCCGGCCTAGCGCGGGTGCTGTTCTCGCCGATTATCAAACCGGCCACCAAGGAACGGCTCATCTGTCACATTATCGAAGGCCGAGGATCGGACCTGTTGTGCCGGTTCATCAAACTGCTCAACCGTCGGGGACGACTTAACCTGCTTCGGGAAATTGCTCACGAAGCGCGACGGCTCTGGAATGCTAAACAACGCCGTTACGTCGTCCAGATCGTCACGGCCCACCCGCTGGACGACGATCAACGCCAGTGGATTGAGGAGGTGATCCGCTCGAAGGTAGCCGTCGGCTCGCCCCTATTCCAATACCACACCGACCCGTCCCTGATCGGCGGTCTGGTCGTCAGCTTCGGCGACCATCGTTTTGATCTGTCGATCCGTTCCAAGCTTGCCCGCATCCAGACCCGCCTGTTGGACCAGCGTAACCATGAAATTCAGAACCGACGAGATCACTTCAGTTATTCAGCGTGA
- the atpF gene encoding F0F1 ATP synthase subunit B, whose protein sequence is MRSIRRWTGALAALIASLAAPATVLATESAEPPPTALGLELNLVAYSLIVFLILLAILWKYAWTPIVQALDAREASLNQIRQEAEAARSETLRLQTEYETKLAAAAEEVKALIEEARRDAQATKAEILRAANEEAAAIKARAEQAIKLAKDEALKELWDRATELSVVVAGRLLPRELSHDDQRRLTEQAIHELEMLKTSSGVSSETAA, encoded by the coding sequence ATGCGTTCGATTCGACGATGGACCGGCGCGCTGGCCGCGCTGATTGCGAGCCTGGCGGCTCCGGCGACGGTCCTGGCAACCGAGTCGGCCGAGCCGCCCCCCACGGCGCTTGGCCTCGAACTCAACCTGGTCGCCTACTCGCTGATCGTCTTCCTGATCCTGTTAGCGATCCTCTGGAAATACGCCTGGACGCCAATCGTCCAGGCGCTGGACGCCCGCGAGGCCTCGCTCAACCAAATCCGCCAGGAGGCCGAAGCCGCCCGCTCCGAAACCCTCCGACTTCAGACCGAGTACGAGACCAAGCTGGCGGCGGCCGCCGAGGAGGTCAAAGCGCTCATTGAAGAGGCCCGCCGCGACGCCCAGGCGACCAAGGCCGAGATTCTCCGTGCCGCCAACGAGGAGGCTGCCGCGATCAAAGCACGGGCCGAGCAGGCCATCAAGCTGGCCAAGGACGAGGCGCTCAAGGAACTCTGGGATCGGGCGACCGAGCTTTCGGTGGTGGTTGCGGGTCGGTTGCTGCCCCGCGAATTGTCGCACGACGACCAACGACGGCTCACCGAGCAAGCGATCCATGAGTTGGAGATGCTGAAGACCTCATCCGGGGTCAGTTCGGAGACCGCTGCATGA
- a CDS encoding ATP synthase F0 subunit C gives MNLFRVLMLMVLGSIASLSLVAPAQAQAPPSEFLQVQSSDLPNEAKEAFNSNQRAFGIGLRAIGIGLAVLGAGLGIGILAKATVESYARQPEMQGPIFIAFLLAAALIEGIGFAALVFVAVVM, from the coding sequence ATGAATCTGTTTCGCGTGTTGATGCTGATGGTTTTGGGTTCGATTGCCTCGCTCTCGCTGGTGGCTCCCGCCCAGGCGCAGGCTCCTCCCTCGGAATTCCTTCAGGTCCAAAGCTCGGACTTACCCAACGAGGCCAAGGAAGCGTTCAACAGCAACCAACGGGCCTTCGGGATTGGTCTGCGGGCCATCGGGATTGGCCTGGCGGTGCTCGGTGCAGGTCTGGGCATCGGCATCCTGGCCAAGGCGACCGTCGAAAGCTATGCCCGTCAGCCCGAGATGCAAGGGCCGATCTTCATCGCCTTCCTGCTGGCCGCAGCGCTGATCGAAGGCATCGGTTTCGCCGCGCTGGTGTTCGTGGCAGTCGTGATGTAA
- the atpB gene encoding F0F1 ATP synthase subunit A has translation MSHSHSPIDHSVDHTYLELPFFEVPLPSFLQALGITRFVLMEIIAGALICAIFIPLARHMAANPVTRGRWWNLLEMLVVFVRDNIVKLGLHGHHARMLLPFFLTLFFFILFNNLLGQVPGGATPTGNVNVTGVLAALVFGMTLFLGMRQSGVLGFWINLVPKLDLPIFLKPFLWIVLFLIELLSLLVKHVVLALRLFANMFAGHTVQAVVMGFAISAGTAGWLWYVVTPTVIAASLALMMLELLVAVLQAYIFCLLAAMFIGSAVEPHH, from the coding sequence ATGTCTCATTCGCACAGCCCGATCGACCACTCGGTGGATCATACGTACCTTGAACTGCCATTCTTCGAGGTGCCGCTTCCGAGTTTCCTCCAGGCGCTGGGGATTACCCGCTTCGTGTTGATGGAGATCATCGCGGGAGCCTTGATCTGCGCGATTTTCATTCCGTTGGCCCGTCACATGGCAGCCAACCCGGTCACCCGAGGACGGTGGTGGAACCTTCTGGAAATGTTGGTGGTGTTCGTCCGGGACAACATTGTCAAGCTGGGTCTGCATGGTCATCATGCTCGGATGCTTTTACCGTTCTTTCTGACGTTGTTCTTCTTCATTTTATTCAATAATCTGCTTGGCCAAGTTCCCGGCGGCGCGACCCCAACGGGCAATGTCAACGTCACGGGGGTCTTAGCTGCTTTGGTTTTCGGCATGACCCTGTTTTTGGGGATGAGGCAATCGGGGGTTCTTGGGTTTTGGATCAATCTGGTGCCCAAGCTGGACCTGCCGATCTTCCTCAAGCCATTTCTGTGGATCGTCCTCTTTCTGATTGAACTGCTTTCGCTGCTGGTCAAGCACGTGGTGCTTGCGCTGCGGTTGTTCGCCAACATGTTCGCCGGTCACACCGTGCAGGCGGTGGTGATGGGCTTTGCGATCAGCGCTGGTACCGCTGGGTGGCTTTGGTACGTTGTGACCCCAACGGTGATCGCAGCCTCGCTGGCCTTGATGATGCTCGAGTTGCTGGTCGCGGTCCTGCAAGCTTACATCTTCTGCCTGCTGGCGGCGATGTTCATCGGATCCGCCGTCGAACCCCACCATTGA
- a CDS encoding AtpZ/AtpI family protein gives MDFMVCVCLGWWLDRVWNLKPWLTLAGTFTGLIAMFSHLAVLAVRAARPPHPVPADSASSQDRDRRHDDKARSDSQRIES, from the coding sequence ATGGACTTTATGGTGTGCGTGTGCCTGGGTTGGTGGCTGGATCGGGTCTGGAACCTCAAACCGTGGCTCACGCTGGCCGGCACGTTCACCGGGTTGATCGCCATGTTCAGCCACTTGGCGGTTTTGGCGGTCCGAGCCGCCCGCCCACCTCACCCGGTTCCTGCCGACTCCGCTTCGTCTCAAGATCGCGATCGTCGCCATGACGACAAAGCCCGATCCGATTCCCAACGGATCGAGTCCTGA
- a CDS encoding cytochrome c, translating to MSSRRLRAVWVVVGWGVAIGLVGCTDDLKPRESYPYTAAIRDLPRLQKDEIRRVVAKYYGTANEPKMYGGEANRDPVTTDQLREGARLYGRYCQSCHGYSGGGDGPAAEGLVPRPRNFHAGQFKFKSTPQTDKPLRSDIAAIIKRGAIGTSMPSFDILTDKEIGLLTDYVIYLTHRGELETRLAKRLKEAEELGEKVVFEGEANPDDYEVAFEDVVKETVDRILTEWAEAPSRVIIPEKPMPTFTTELLAQGKELFVKNCASCHGPDGRGQVEGNETMTDDGWGRKPRVADLTAGMFHGGPEPIDIYRRIAGGIYAPMPQYSAQLTSEEIWSVVGHVLNISNQRRRGEQLPAGRIIPIENPRSRDRMSDPSSPPPAETGSVALNGE from the coding sequence GTGAGTTCACGACGTTTGCGAGCCGTTTGGGTGGTGGTGGGATGGGGGGTGGCGATCGGTTTGGTCGGTTGCACCGACGACCTCAAACCCCGCGAGTCCTATCCATACACCGCCGCCATTCGGGATCTACCGCGTTTGCAGAAGGACGAGATTCGCCGGGTGGTGGCCAAGTACTACGGCACCGCCAACGAACCCAAAATGTACGGCGGCGAAGCCAACCGCGACCCGGTGACGACCGACCAATTGCGAGAAGGGGCCAGGCTTTATGGGCGCTACTGCCAGAGCTGTCACGGCTACAGCGGTGGTGGTGACGGTCCGGCTGCCGAAGGTCTGGTGCCACGACCCCGTAACTTCCACGCCGGTCAGTTCAAGTTCAAATCGACCCCCCAAACCGATAAGCCATTGCGTTCCGACATCGCCGCGATCATCAAGCGGGGCGCGATCGGCACCTCAATGCCCTCTTTTGATATCCTGACCGACAAGGAAATTGGTCTGCTGACCGACTACGTCATCTACTTGACCCACCGGGGCGAGTTGGAGACCCGGTTGGCCAAGCGGCTCAAGGAAGCCGAGGAACTCGGTGAAAAGGTCGTGTTCGAAGGCGAGGCCAACCCCGACGACTACGAGGTGGCCTTCGAGGACGTCGTCAAGGAGACGGTGGACCGCATCCTGACCGAATGGGCGGAAGCTCCTTCGCGGGTGATCATTCCCGAAAAGCCGATGCCCACCTTCACCACCGAATTGCTGGCCCAGGGCAAAGAGTTGTTCGTCAAGAACTGCGCAAGTTGCCACGGCCCGGATGGCCGCGGTCAGGTCGAAGGTAACGAGACCATGACCGACGACGGCTGGGGCCGCAAGCCTCGGGTCGCCGACCTGACGGCCGGCATGTTCCACGGCGGTCCCGAGCCAATCGACATCTATCGGCGCATCGCCGGCGGGATTTACGCCCCGATGCCCCAGTATTCCGCCCAACTGACCTCCGAGGAGATTTGGAGCGTGGTGGGCCATGTGCTGAACATCTCGAACCAACGTCGGCGGGGCGAGCAGTTGCCGGCGGGTCGGATCATTCCGATCGAAAATCCCCGCTCTCGGGATCGCATGAGCGACCCGTCCTCCCCGCCCCCGGCCGAGACTGGCTCCGTCGCGCTCAACGGCGAGTGA
- a CDS encoding cbb3-type cytochrome c oxidase subunit I, with the protein MFDPNSVQATPSVPINRLVEEQLVRWYFLAGLGYLTLGMLGGIFYGLQLIQLNPFDGTSEYLSPGRWRMIHTNLMAYGFIANCFLGALHYAVPRLTLHPVLSTKFSYFIFAAWQAVVLATIGGLMVGEAQSLEWGETPVWIDPLALVGLGLVAVNFMAPIGKVKGPMYVTLWYFTAAYIWTVLTYAMGNFVPQYFVNGTAAGAVGGLFIHDLVGLFVTPIGWGLMYYMVPIILKKPMWSHGLSLVGFWGLAFFYPLTGIHHFLYTPIPMFLQYGAIVSTVAVELVVTTVLINFFATIWGSTRSLVVNVPIRFFYTGMILYFLTCLQCAFQTTLTFQALIHFTDWVVGHAHMVMFGVFGLWLYGTVMYMYPRVVHRPWFSKTLNEANYWLSTVGIVTMSMDLIVGGLFQGQYLNALKPWEDYISISVPFWVIRMFSGLLMFAGLICLWINILLTSFGPKVDPVVVAASDSTSA; encoded by the coding sequence ATGTTCGACCCCAACTCGGTTCAAGCGACCCCGTCCGTTCCCATCAACCGTCTGGTGGAGGAACAACTGGTTCGCTGGTACTTCCTAGCCGGTCTGGGTTACCTCACGCTGGGGATGCTCGGTGGCATCTTTTACGGCCTGCAGCTGATCCAGCTCAACCCGTTCGACGGCACCTCGGAATATCTCTCGCCGGGCCGTTGGCGGATGATCCACACCAATTTGATGGCCTACGGCTTCATCGCCAACTGCTTCCTAGGCGCACTACATTACGCTGTGCCCCGTTTGACCTTGCATCCGGTGCTTTCGACCAAGTTTTCCTACTTCATCTTCGCCGCCTGGCAAGCGGTCGTGTTGGCCACGATCGGCGGCCTTATGGTTGGCGAAGCGCAAAGCCTGGAGTGGGGCGAAACCCCGGTCTGGATCGATCCGCTCGCGCTGGTGGGTCTGGGTCTGGTGGCGGTCAACTTCATGGCTCCCATTGGCAAAGTCAAAGGGCCGATGTATGTGACACTGTGGTACTTCACCGCCGCCTATATCTGGACGGTGCTGACCTACGCGATGGGCAACTTCGTGCCCCAGTACTTCGTCAACGGCACCGCCGCAGGAGCAGTAGGGGGCCTGTTCATCCACGACCTGGTGGGGTTGTTCGTGACGCCGATCGGCTGGGGCCTGATGTACTACATGGTGCCGATCATTTTGAAGAAGCCGATGTGGAGCCACGGGCTGTCGCTGGTGGGCTTCTGGGGTCTGGCCTTCTTCTACCCGCTGACCGGCATCCACCACTTCCTCTACACCCCGATCCCGATGTTTCTCCAGTACGGCGCGATCGTCTCAACCGTGGCAGTGGAACTGGTGGTCACTACGGTGCTGATCAACTTCTTCGCCACCATCTGGGGCTCAACCCGCTCACTGGTGGTCAACGTGCCGATCCGGTTCTTCTACACCGGGATGATCCTCTACTTCCTGACCTGCCTGCAATGCGCCTTCCAAACCACTCTGACCTTTCAGGCGCTGATCCACTTCACCGACTGGGTGGTGGGCCACGCGCACATGGTCATGTTCGGCGTCTTCGGCTTGTGGCTCTACGGCACGGTGATGTACATGTACCCGCGGGTGGTCCACCGCCCCTGGTTCAGCAAAACCCTCAACGAAGCCAATTATTGGCTCTCAACGGTGGGAATTGTCACCATGTCAATGGATCTGATTGTGGGCGGCTTGTTTCAAGGCCAATACCTCAACGCCTTGAAGCCTTGGGAGGATTACATCAGCATCTCGGTGCCATTCTGGGTCATCCGTATGTTCTCGGGGCTGTTGATGTTTGCCGGGTTGATCTGCTTGTGGATCAACATCCTCCTGACCAGCTTCGGTCCCAAGGTCGATCCAGTGGTGGTCGCTGCGTCCGATTCGACCTCAGCGTGA
- a CDS encoding cbb3-type cytochrome c oxidase subunit II, with product MFEHKSGVLLIAGVMFFALAFVSNAVVPAVMYADLPEKTAEELVNPNIRFQFEELARRFPEPFKKAFGEPPQSGTDEEKDAWWNQKVADALRTGLKVYKGEACWHCHSQFIRPVANEEVRWGPVAKSEEYANELQRPVLFGTRRVGPDLSRAGGRHSNDWHTVHFRRPTDIVPNSPMPQYPWFFEDGDSEKPNKKGLSIITYIQWQGSWLEEYPYYEDYKPSPLPDRQALVSAPIEGKAAPAAASLETKPATTEDSVPVARGGSSLPPLGEPAVTAEEE from the coding sequence ATGTTTGAGCATAAAAGCGGCGTTTTGCTGATCGCCGGGGTCATGTTCTTCGCGTTGGCCTTCGTCTCCAACGCCGTGGTCCCTGCCGTGATGTACGCCGACCTGCCCGAGAAGACCGCCGAGGAGTTGGTGAACCCCAACATCCGCTTCCAGTTCGAGGAACTCGCCCGCCGCTTCCCCGAACCCTTCAAAAAAGCATTCGGCGAACCGCCCCAAAGCGGCACCGACGAAGAGAAGGACGCCTGGTGGAACCAGAAAGTCGCCGACGCCCTACGCACCGGGTTGAAGGTGTACAAAGGAGAAGCCTGCTGGCATTGCCATAGCCAGTTTATCCGTCCGGTGGCCAACGAGGAGGTCCGCTGGGGCCCGGTCGCCAAGAGCGAGGAATATGCCAACGAGTTGCAGCGTCCGGTGCTGTTTGGCACCCGTCGGGTCGGTCCCGACCTGTCACGCGCTGGCGGTCGGCACTCCAACGACTGGCACACGGTCCACTTCCGCCGACCTACCGACATTGTGCCCAACTCGCCGATGCCCCAGTACCCCTGGTTCTTCGAGGACGGCGACTCCGAGAAGCCCAACAAAAAAGGTCTCTCGATCATCACCTACATCCAGTGGCAAGGCTCCTGGCTGGAGGAATATCCCTACTACGAGGATTACAAACCCTCACCGCTGCCTGATCGCCAAGCCCTCGTCTCCGCCCCGATCGAAGGGAAAGCGGCTCCCGCCGCCGCCTCCCTTGAAACCAAGCCGGCCACGACTGAGGATTCAGTCCCTGTTGCGCGTGGGGGTTCGTCGCTCCCGCCGCTTGGCGAGCCGGCGGTCACCGCCGAGGAGGAGTGA